The following are encoded together in the Vigna angularis cultivar LongXiaoDou No.4 chromosome 9, ASM1680809v1, whole genome shotgun sequence genome:
- the LOC108321181 gene encoding uncharacterized protein LOC108321181 translates to MKFTYVLAGWEGTASDSRILKNALDRDDPLVIPQGKYYLGDAGFMLKITILTPYRGVRYHLKEYTRRGPQNARELFNHRHSSLRNVIERTFGVLKKRFPIIASGTEPHYGLETMTDIILACCILHNFLRGVDNDESLLHEVDNELNEMEDHHVSSSQDREEDHRIGSNIRDSIADHMWRDYQNS, encoded by the exons atgaaattcaCATACGTTCTTGCTGGGTGGGAAGGCACTGCATctgattcaagaattttaaaaaatgctctCGATCGAGATGATCCATTGGTTATCCCGCAAG gaaaatactACCTCGGTGATGCAGGATTCATGTTGAAAATCACAATTTTGACTCCGTATAGAGGCGTAAGATATCACCTCAAAGAATATACACGCAGAGGACCCCAAAATGCAAGGGAGTTGTTTAATCACCGGCATTCATCTCTGCGAAATGTTATCGAAAGAACTTTTGGTGTTTTGAAAAAACGATTCCCTATCATTGCAAGTGGCACTGAACCACACTATGGGTTGGAGACAATGACAGACATCATACTAGCTTGTTGTATATTACACAACTTCCTTCGTGGTGTGGATAACGATGAGTCATTACTTCATGAAGTTGATAACGAGTTGAATGAAATGGAAGACCATCATGTTTCATCATCTCAAGATAGAGAAGAGGACCATAGGATTGGTAGTAATATTAGGGATTCTATAGCCGACCATATGTGGCGAGATTATCAAAACTCGTAG
- the LOC128193865 gene encoding protein transport protein SEC23-like: MTWIKFICMWTYSTVEYSPSLPSSSPPPPAFVFLIDLSSPDDQLLSLKKDLLLLLHHNFPDHALVALLTFDSMVYLHHLASSPCSSLHLFHGSRYLSSNQIRQFLNIGCPHPLHHGHTPKQDFLLPFSECEFSITSAIEDVNIHSTFYSTSATRPPRCTGTAISVALGLLESCLVTTGSRIMLFTSGPATIGPGIVVDSDLRQPIRTHHHIFNNQVKHHANSCSFYNQLSKRLSDASVILDLFACSLDQVGAAELRQPIEQSGGFMILFESFESDQFKKCLGHMFKSPMESKVRRATRT; encoded by the exons ATGACGTGGATCAAATTCATTTGCATGTGGACCTACAGCACTGTCGAGTACTCTCCTTCTCTCCCCTCCTCCTCTCCCCCTCCCCCCGCCTTCGTCTTTCTCATCGATCTTTCCTCCCCCGACGACCAACTGCTCTCCCTCAAGAAggacctcctcctcctcctccaccacaaCTTCCCCGATCACGCCCTCGTCGCTCTCCTCACCTTCGATTCCATGGTCTATCTCCACCATCTCGCCTCTTCCCCCTGTTCCTCCCTCCACCTCTTTCACGGCAGCCGCTATCTCTCCTCCAATCAG ATCCGCCAGTTCCTCAACATCGGCTGCCCCCACCCGCTGCATCACGGACACACCCCAAAACAGGATTTTCTGTTGCCATTTTCCGAATGTGAATTCTCCATCACTTCTGCAATTGAAGATGTAA ACATCCATTCCACATTCTACTCCACCTCCGCCACTCGCCCTCCAAGGTGCACCGGCACTGCCATTTCCGTCGCCCTCGGACTTCTAGAGTCTTGCCTTGTCACCACAGGCTCCAGGATCATGCTCTTCACCTCCGGACCTGCCACTATTGGACCTGGAATCGTTGTTGATTCTGATCTCCGCCAACCCATCAGAACCCACCATCACATCTTCAACAACCAAGTCAAACACCACGCCAACTCGTGCTCTTTCTATAACCAACTCTCCAAGAGGCTATCTGATGCGTCTGTTATTCTTGATCTCTTTGCCTGTTCGCTCGACCAAGTTGGGGCCGCCGAGCTTCGACAACCTATTGAGCAGTCTGGTGGATTCATGATTCTCTTCGAATCTTTCGAATCCGATCAGTTCAAGAAATGTCTCGGGCATATGTTCAAGTCTCCCATGGAATCGAAGGTGAGGAGAGCGACGAGGACGTGA
- the LOC108321182 gene encoding putative recombination initiation defects 3, which produces MKINKACDLSSISVFPPPLLHSRKANNVSSGLQVSHSQHRTQPSQQSFSQGLSSQHGLLSHFSQNSLDEAVTTNEPRVGSQEQENSLRRLSSLPRPTYSREESHPLNSRSSSNLMLKWNSADHKGQLSEGLEHRIGIMETSLSRFAMILDSVQSDVMQVNKGTKEIILEVECIRQKLIAQDNSFQLMTKGQEEFKAMIDGNLKSLSEQMSHVSKKEKLQDVYLAVSPLPRLIEASMQSVKNDLCNITKEMQARTIWQFIMINTCRRIKLLNSLALFLFLLVYGISSNLKSFNQKNMAPPSLSLKNLSKQVITPKKRQPLAKEANTSLQAAVAPEVEMGGWKSVKKERVTFSDKASEKVQKKKEPQTEKFMKGGIDCAIVIESDEETEVGFSCLVKENAGRSGEDLFGKLTKEEEEETERILRKARRRKRKSIVIL; this is translated from the exons ATGAAGATCAACAAAGCCTGCGATCTCTCTTCCATCTCCGTctttcctcctcctcttcttcattCAAG GAAAGCGAACAACGTATCAAGTGGATTGCAAGTTTCTCACTCTCAGCATCGCACGCAACCATCGCAGCAATCGTTTTCGCAGGGACTTTCATCTCAGCACGGATTGCTGTCTCATTTCTCTCAAAACTCTCTCGATGAGGCCGTCACAACTAATGAACCG AGAGTTGGTTCTCAAGAACAAGAGAACTCTTTGAGGAGGCTTTCTAGCTTGCCCCGACCTACATATTCACGGGAAGAGAGTCACCCCCTTAACTCTAGATCTTCGTCCAATCTAATGCTCAAATGGAACTCTGCAGATCATAAAG GTCAGTTAAGTGAAGGACTTGAACACCGAATAGGCATAATGGAAACTTCATTGAGCAGGTTTGCGATGATCTTGGATTCTGTTCAAAGTGACGTTATGCAAGTAAACAAAGGAACAAAGGAAATTATTTTGGAGG TGGAATGCATAAGGCAGAAGTTGATAGCTCAGGATAACTCATTTCAGTTGATG ACTAAAGGACAAGAAGAATTCAAAGCAATGATTGATGGGAACTTGAAATCTTTATCTGAACAAATGAGCCATGTTTCAAAGAAAGAGAAGCTACAGGATGTATATTTGGCGGTTTCTCCATTGCCTCGGCTAATTGAAGCCTCTATGCAAAGTGTAAAAAACGATCTCTGTAACATCACCAAGGAAATGCAGGCACGTACCATATGGCAATTTATAATGATTAATACATGCAGACgaattaaacttttaaactCTTTAG ctctctttcttttccttcttgTTTAC GGAATTTCTTCCAATCTTAAAAGCTTCAACCAAAAGAATATGGCACCGCCGTCTTTGTCCTTAAAG AATTTAAGCAAACAGGTTATCACACCGAAAAAGCGACAGCCTCTTGCTAA AGAGGCGAATACTAGTTTACAAGCTGCTGTAGCTCCAGAGGTAGAAATGGGCGGCTGGAAGTCAGTAAAAAAGGAACGAGTCACTTTTTCAGATAAAGCATCTGAGAaggtacaaaagaaaaaagagccACAAACTGAGAAG TTTATGAAGGGAGGTATAGACTGTGCTATTGTCATTGAATCTGACGAGGAGACTGAAGTGGGATTTTCCTGCTTGGTCAAAGAAAACGCAG